From Sphingomonas bisphenolicum, one genomic window encodes:
- a CDS encoding ABC transporter transmembrane domain-containing protein, with translation MEDAPQPAARADARPALGSLTMLWGFARRYPGRIAGALLALIVSSAATLGIPSGFRLVIDKGFMGGGDISRWFAYLLMIVIVLAIASALRFYFVSWLGERVVADIRSATQANLLRQAPRFFEENRPSEIASRMTADTAIVEQVVGSTVSVALRNLVTGIGGLIYLFALAPKLAAMLLLGIPVILLVLIGLGRRVRGLSRASQDRLADIGSVTSEVLGAMKIVQAFGQEGREAARFDATVASGFATARRRIGLRAVMTAVVIALVFGSITAVMWQGALDVAAGRLSGGSIAAFVLTGGLVAGAFGSLSESWGDLLRGAGAASRLHELMTAEPDIVPPTHPVPLPAGDHGAHLRFEDVHFHYPTRPDQAALHGVSFAVAPGETVAVVGPSGAGKSTLIQLALRFYDPGSGVIRLNGVALPDADPAALRAMMAIVPQDSVIFAASARDNLRYGRWDATDEQIWEAARAANAEAFLRALPQGLDSQMGEGGARLSGGQRQRLSIARALLRDAPILLLDEATSALDAESERLVQDALGRLMRARTTIVIAHRLATVRAADRILVMDEGRIVEQGDHAALVARDGLYARLASLQFQDAPAA, from the coding sequence ATGGAGGATGCCCCGCAACCCGCCGCCCGCGCCGATGCGCGACCCGCCCTTGGCAGCCTGACGATGCTGTGGGGGTTCGCCCGTCGCTATCCGGGCCGCATCGCCGGCGCGTTGCTGGCGCTGATCGTGTCGTCCGCGGCGACGCTGGGCATCCCCAGCGGGTTCCGGTTGGTGATCGACAAGGGGTTCATGGGCGGCGGCGACATCAGCCGCTGGTTCGCCTATCTGCTGATGATCGTCATCGTCCTGGCGATCGCCAGCGCGCTGCGCTTCTATTTCGTGTCCTGGCTGGGCGAGCGCGTCGTCGCCGACATCCGCAGCGCCACCCAGGCCAATCTGTTGCGCCAGGCGCCGCGCTTCTTCGAGGAAAATCGCCCCTCCGAAATCGCCTCCCGCATGACGGCGGACACGGCGATCGTCGAACAGGTGGTGGGATCGACCGTCTCGGTCGCGCTGCGCAACCTCGTCACCGGGATCGGCGGGCTGATCTACCTCTTCGCGCTGGCGCCCAAGCTGGCAGCGATGCTGTTGCTGGGCATTCCGGTCATCCTGCTGGTGCTGATCGGCCTTGGCCGCCGGGTACGCGGCCTGTCGCGCGCCAGCCAGGACCGGCTGGCCGACATCGGCAGCGTCACCAGCGAAGTGCTGGGCGCGATGAAGATCGTCCAGGCCTTCGGGCAGGAAGGGCGTGAAGCCGCCCGCTTCGACGCGACCGTGGCAAGCGGATTCGCCACCGCGCGGCGGCGGATCGGCCTGCGCGCGGTGATGACCGCGGTGGTGATCGCACTCGTCTTCGGATCGATCACGGCGGTGATGTGGCAGGGCGCGCTCGATGTCGCCGCCGGTCGCCTGTCGGGCGGCAGCATCGCCGCGTTCGTCCTGACCGGCGGCCTGGTCGCCGGCGCGTTCGGATCGCTGTCCGAAAGCTGGGGTGACCTGTTGCGCGGCGCGGGCGCGGCCAGCCGCCTGCATGAACTGATGACGGCCGAGCCGGACATCGTGCCGCCAACCCATCCCGTCCCGCTGCCTGCCGGCGATCATGGCGCGCATCTTCGCTTTGAGGATGTGCATTTCCACTATCCCACCCGGCCCGATCAGGCCGCACTCCATGGCGTCTCCTTTGCTGTCGCGCCGGGCGAGACGGTCGCCGTCGTCGGCCCCTCCGGCGCGGGCAAATCGACCCTCATCCAGCTCGCCTTGCGCTTCTACGATCCAGGGTCGGGCGTCATCCGCCTGAACGGCGTCGCCCTGCCTGATGCCGATCCCGCCGCATTGCGCGCCATGATGGCGATCGTGCCGCAGGACAGCGTGATCTTTGCCGCATCGGCCCGCGACAATCTGCGCTACGGCCGCTGGGACGCAACCGACGAACAGATTTGGGAAGCCGCCCGCGCCGCCAATGCCGAAGCCTTCCTGCGCGCCCTGCCGCAGGGCTTGGACAGCCAGATGGGCGAGGGCGGGGCGCGCCTGTCAGGCGGCCAGCGCCAGCGGCTGTCGATCGCCCGCGCGCTGCTGCGCGATGCGCCGATCCTGCTGCTGGACGAGGCCACTTCTGCGCTCGACGCCGAATCCGAACGGCTGGTGCAGGATGCGCTTGGCCGGCTGATGCGCGCGCGCACGACGATCGTCATCGCCCATCGACTGGCGACGGTACGCGCCGCGGATCGCATTCTGGTGATGGACGAAGGGCGTATCGTCGAACAGGGCGATCATGCCGCGCTGGTGGCCCGGGACGGCCTGTACGCCCGCCTCGCCAGTCTCCAGTTCCAGGATGCGCCAGCCGCCTGA
- a CDS encoding homoserine dehydrogenase yields the protein MTNLHRHAPLRVALVGLGTVGGGVIRLLETNGDLIARRAGCPIQIVAISARDRNKDRGVDLSPYEWVDDMTTLATRDDVDVVVELIGGADGPALTLARQCLTLGKPFVTANKAMLAHHGLDLARLAEQGGIALKYEAAVAGGIPVIKGMREGAAANEISRVYGILNGTCNYILTTMEKEGRGFDEVLKEAQDLGYAEADPSFDIDGVDAAHKLTILASLAFGTELDFDAVATTGIRHVIAADIAEAAALGFRIRLVGMAQNGPDGLFQRVHPMLVPLDHPLAHVDGSLNAVVAEGNFVGRLFFQGRGAGDGPTASAVVADLIDVARDEYGDAFAMPVAALTPQNTADVGARIGRSYLRFKVQDRPGVLAEIAAATRDAGVSIESMIQRGANQADGVLVAIVTHAGEERCVRDTLERLAGSDSLLGTPMVMHILD from the coding sequence ATGACCAATCTGCACCGCCATGCCCCGCTGCGCGTCGCGCTTGTCGGCCTCGGCACGGTGGGCGGCGGGGTGATTCGGCTGCTGGAGACCAATGGCGACCTGATCGCCCGCCGCGCCGGCTGCCCGATCCAGATCGTCGCCATCTCCGCGCGCGACCGGAACAAGGATCGCGGCGTCGACCTGTCACCCTATGAATGGGTGGACGACATGACGACGCTGGCCACGCGCGACGATGTCGATGTCGTGGTCGAACTGATCGGCGGCGCGGACGGCCCCGCCCTGACGCTGGCGCGCCAGTGCCTGACCCTGGGCAAGCCCTTCGTCACCGCCAACAAGGCGATGCTGGCGCATCATGGCCTCGACCTCGCCCGGCTGGCCGAGCAGGGCGGCATCGCGCTCAAATATGAAGCTGCGGTCGCGGGCGGCATCCCGGTCATCAAGGGGATGCGAGAAGGCGCGGCCGCCAATGAGATCAGCCGCGTCTACGGCATCCTCAACGGCACCTGCAATTATATCCTGACCACCATGGAGAAGGAAGGCCGGGGCTTCGACGAGGTGCTGAAGGAAGCGCAGGATCTGGGCTATGCCGAAGCCGATCCCAGCTTCGACATCGACGGCGTCGACGCCGCGCACAAGCTGACCATCCTCGCCAGCCTCGCCTTCGGCACCGAACTGGATTTCGACGCGGTCGCGACCACCGGCATCCGCCATGTCATCGCCGCCGACATCGCCGAAGCCGCCGCGCTGGGCTTCCGCATCCGCCTGGTCGGCATGGCGCAGAACGGGCCGGACGGCCTGTTCCAGCGGGTCCATCCGATGCTGGTGCCGCTCGATCATCCGCTCGCCCATGTCGACGGTTCGCTGAACGCCGTGGTCGCAGAGGGCAATTTCGTCGGTCGCCTTTTCTTTCAGGGGCGCGGCGCAGGCGACGGGCCGACCGCGTCGGCCGTGGTCGCCGACCTGATCGACGTCGCGCGCGACGAATATGGCGATGCCTTCGCCATGCCGGTCGCCGCCCTGACGCCGCAAAATACGGCGGACGTCGGCGCGCGCATCGGCCGCAGCTATCTGCGCTTCAAGGTACAGGACCGCCCCGGCGTGCTGGCCGAAATCGCAGCAGCCACCCGCGACGCGGGCGTATCGATCGAAAGCATGATCCAGCGCGGCGCCAACCAGGCCGACGGCGTGCTGGTCGCGATCGTCACCCATGCCGGTGAGGAGCGCTGCGTGCGCGACACGCTGGAGCGGCTGGCGGGGTCCGACAGCCTGCTGGGCACGCCGATGGTCATGCACATACTGGACTGA
- a CDS encoding ExbD/TolR family protein has protein sequence MAMSMGSDDGEPMMEMNTTPLIDVMLVLLIMFIITIPIQTHAVKIDLPQNAPPTDSVIDPVKNKVAIDPAGIITWNGSPIDLLTLRQYLQQSLRLPVEPELQFQPNAATRYVVVDQVLAEIKRAGVTKLGFVGNEQYGNF, from the coding sequence ATGGCTATGAGCATGGGCTCCGATGATGGCGAGCCGATGATGGAAATGAACACGACGCCGTTGATCGACGTCATGCTCGTTCTCCTCATCATGTTCATCATCACCATCCCGATCCAGACCCACGCGGTTAAGATCGATCTGCCGCAGAACGCGCCGCCGACTGACAGCGTGATCGACCCGGTCAAGAACAAGGTCGCCATCGACCCGGCCGGGATCATCACCTGGAACGGTTCGCCGATCGACCTGCTGACCTTGCGTCAGTATCTGCAGCAGTCGCTGCGCCTGCCCGTCGAGCCGGAACTGCAGTTCCAGCCCAACGCCGCCACCCGCTATGTCGTCGTCGACCAAGTGTTGGCGGAGATCAAGCGTGCGGGCGTGACGAAGCTGGGCTTCGTCGGCAACGAGCAATATGGCAACTTCTGA
- a CDS encoding energy transducer TonB: protein MAYADHSQGSSRTVSIVIVALIHAVLGYAFVTGLGMKYVKKAAEQLNVIDVKEEPPPPDEEPPPPPPDQPVEPPPVVAPPPIVQTPAPAPPIQTVRTPPPVFNPVPVAAPPPPPAAPPPPPQAATRASPRGAPGSWLSDADYPSRAQREERSGTAGFRLEIGADGRVTNCTITSSTGHADLDEATCRLLPKRARFKPAKGSDGAEMPDTYNGRITWRLPE, encoded by the coding sequence ATGGCCTATGCTGACCACTCGCAAGGATCGAGTCGGACTGTCTCGATCGTCATCGTCGCCCTGATTCACGCTGTTCTTGGCTATGCCTTCGTCACCGGTCTTGGCATGAAATATGTCAAAAAGGCGGCAGAACAGCTGAACGTGATCGACGTGAAGGAGGAACCGCCACCACCGGACGAGGAGCCGCCGCCGCCGCCGCCAGACCAGCCGGTCGAGCCGCCGCCGGTCGTCGCGCCTCCGCCGATTGTGCAGACCCCGGCGCCTGCGCCGCCGATCCAGACCGTTCGGACGCCCCCTCCGGTGTTCAATCCGGTTCCGGTCGCCGCGCCGCCGCCGCCTCCGGCTGCACCGCCGCCACCGCCTCAGGCCGCAACGCGCGCTTCGCCGCGTGGCGCTCCGGGCAGCTGGCTCAGCGATGCCGACTATCCGAGCCGCGCCCAGCGCGAAGAACGTTCGGGTACGGCCGGTTTCCGGCTGGAAATCGGCGCCGATGGTCGGGTGACCAACTGCACCATCACCTCTTCGACCGGCCATGCCGATCTCGACGAGGCGACCTGCCGCCTGCTGCCGAAGCGTGCGCGCTTCAAGCCGGCCAAGGGGTCTGATGGCGCGGAAATGCCCGACACCTACAACGGGCGTATCACCTGGCGTCTGCCGGAATAA
- a CDS encoding PilZ domain-containing protein — MSAERKSEYDRKGRAAERRHVQIGVKVRRPGETWFTSRITDMSVTGFRLQSFMKLTIGSDLWIMLPGFEGRRARVLWTRGPESGCTFERPLHPAILDHIVRLNETGGSY; from the coding sequence ATGAGTGCGGAACGGAAATCAGAATATGACCGCAAGGGCCGGGCGGCCGAGCGTCGCCACGTCCAGATCGGGGTCAAGGTCCGGCGACCGGGTGAAACCTGGTTCACCAGCCGGATCACGGACATGTCCGTTACCGGATTTCGCCTGCAGAGCTTCATGAAGCTGACGATCGGCAGCGATCTGTGGATCATGTTGCCGGGCTTCGAAGGGCGCCGCGCCCGCGTTCTGTGGACCCGCGGTCCCGAATCGGGCTGCACCTTCGAACGGCCGCTGCATCCCGCGATACTCGACCATATCGTTCGCCTGAACGAGACGGGTGGCTCATACTGA
- a CDS encoding MotA/TolQ/ExbB proton channel family protein, with product MLMYLAAAAPKPENPYGLMEALEQGGTIAWTVFLILCAMSVGTFYVLFTKLIEQQKVINQGKKVRATFWRAGSLKEASAKLEKNSAYKQIVDDGIKAQEEHSKLKDPVEAHDWLHGSLARSEAAINSSLGGGLAFLATVGSTSPFIGLFGTVIGIYRALIKIGAAGQASIDAVAGPVGEALIMTALGLAVAVPAVLAYNFLQRRNKSIAEQLNGFTVDLLAYLVSDGAVKPTIAAAPAASVAKPAAAPTKA from the coding sequence ATGTTGATGTATCTCGCAGCTGCGGCTCCCAAGCCGGAAAACCCCTATGGCCTGATGGAAGCTCTGGAACAGGGCGGCACGATCGCCTGGACCGTGTTCCTGATCCTGTGCGCCATGTCGGTCGGTACTTTCTACGTCCTCTTCACCAAGCTGATCGAACAGCAGAAGGTGATCAACCAGGGCAAGAAGGTTCGTGCGACCTTCTGGCGCGCCGGTTCGCTCAAGGAAGCGTCGGCCAAGCTGGAAAAGAACTCGGCCTATAAGCAGATCGTCGACGACGGCATCAAGGCGCAGGAAGAGCATAGCAAGCTGAAGGACCCGGTCGAAGCACATGACTGGCTGCACGGTTCGCTGGCCCGCTCGGAAGCCGCGATCAACTCGTCGCTCGGCGGCGGTCTCGCCTTCCTCGCAACCGTCGGTTCGACCTCGCCGTTCATCGGTCTGTTCGGTACGGTTATCGGTATCTACCGCGCGCTGATCAAGATCGGCGCCGCCGGTCAGGCCTCGATCGACGCCGTCGCCGGCCCGGTCGGTGAAGCGCTGATCATGACCGCCCTGGGTCTGGCCGTGGCCGTTCCCGCGGTGCTCGCCTACAACTTCCTGCAGCGCCGCAACAAGTCGATCGCCGAACAGCTCAACGGTTTCACCGTCGATCTGCTCGCCTATCTGGTTTCGGACGGCGCCGTGAAGCCGACCATTGCCGCCGCTCCGGCTGCTTCGGTCGCCAAGCCGGCTGCTGCGCCGACCAAGGCCTGA
- a CDS encoding ExbD/TolR family protein translates to MAMSVGPGGGDDKPLSDINTTPLVDVMLVLLIIFLIAVPVVVQTVDLQLPKVAFEPTTTKPENVSLSVTTATDGSCAVFWGMAPVNSSELLDRAVAKLEADIKKAGGVENMTPEDLPEVHIRGDINTPYRCIGGTIYTMQRAGFPKVGFISEPEPGTSTTRL, encoded by the coding sequence ATGGCAATGAGTGTTGGCCCCGGCGGCGGTGACGACAAGCCCTTGTCCGACATCAACACGACGCCGCTCGTCGACGTCATGCTGGTGTTGCTCATCATCTTTCTCATCGCGGTCCCGGTCGTCGTCCAGACGGTCGATCTGCAACTTCCCAAGGTTGCGTTCGAGCCGACCACGACGAAGCCGGAAAATGTGTCCCTTTCGGTCACGACGGCCACGGATGGCAGCTGTGCGGTGTTCTGGGGCATGGCCCCGGTCAACTCCAGTGAACTGCTGGATCGTGCCGTCGCCAAGCTTGAGGCGGACATCAAGAAGGCAGGCGGTGTCGAAAACATGACGCCCGAGGATCTGCCCGAAGTGCATATTCGCGGCGACATCAACACCCCCTATCGTTGCATCGGCGGGACCATCTATACGATGCAGCGCGCCGGTTTCCCGAAGGTGGGCTTCATCTCCGAGCCGGAACCCGGCACGTCGACGACCCGCCTCTGA